One genomic region from Haloterrigena gelatinilytica encodes:
- a CDS encoding ABC transporter permease yields the protein MSTETKPTAELYERVDALWTTVRDQFAFLRRDPMAFAGMLVVAAFVFLGLFGPYLAPHDPIEHTVRGDGGSVLRLAAPSADAFFGTTAYGKDVLSQFLAGARPTLIVGLFGGLGTGALGFTVGVVSGYYGGWVDELLMRLTDLTFSLPFMPMALLLLTFMTPNIWLITAIIAAFLWKMPARVVRSEVLSVRERTFVKSARASGASDLRTMLYHVAPNVLPIGFLYTAYGVAWAIAAQASLAFLGFGDPTMTSWGRMLRQVFASGNMRVAWWWVLPPAIGIAAITTSVFLIGRAYEEVINPEIQTDQ from the coding sequence ATGAGCACCGAAACGAAACCCACGGCGGAGTTGTACGAGCGCGTCGACGCACTGTGGACGACCGTCCGCGACCAGTTCGCGTTCCTGCGACGGGACCCGATGGCCTTCGCCGGCATGCTCGTCGTCGCGGCGTTCGTCTTCCTCGGGCTGTTCGGGCCGTACCTGGCCCCGCACGATCCGATCGAACACACCGTTCGCGGCGACGGCGGCTCCGTGCTCCGGCTCGCCGCCCCGAGCGCTGACGCGTTCTTCGGGACGACGGCGTACGGGAAGGACGTGCTGAGCCAGTTCCTCGCCGGCGCGCGGCCGACGCTCATCGTCGGCCTGTTCGGCGGACTGGGCACGGGCGCGCTCGGCTTCACCGTCGGCGTCGTCAGCGGCTACTACGGCGGCTGGGTCGACGAGCTCCTGATGCGCCTGACCGACCTGACGTTCTCGCTGCCGTTCATGCCGATGGCGTTGCTGCTGTTGACGTTCATGACGCCGAACATCTGGCTGATCACGGCGATCATCGCCGCCTTCCTCTGGAAGATGCCGGCGCGGGTCGTCCGCTCGGAGGTGCTCTCGGTCCGCGAGCGGACGTTCGTCAAGTCCGCGCGCGCCAGCGGCGCGAGCGACCTGCGGACGATGCTGTACCACGTCGCGCCGAACGTCCTGCCGATCGGCTTTCTCTACACCGCCTACGGCGTCGCCTGGGCGATCGCCGCGCAGGCGAGCCTCGCCTTCCTCGGCTTCGGCGATCCGACGATGACCAGCTGGGGCCGGATGCTCCGGCAGGTGTTCGCGTCGGGCAACATGCGCGTCGCGTGGTGGTGGGTGCTCCCGCCGGCCATCGGTATCGCCGCGATCACGACCTCGGTGTTCCTCATCGGCCGCGCCTACGAGGAAGTCATCAACCCCGAAATCCAGACCGACCAATGA
- a CDS encoding dipeptide ABC transporter ATP-binding protein has protein sequence MTLLNVENLTVTYATDDEPVHAVNDVSFTIDEGVNYGLAGESGSGKSTAAEALLGLLPGNGTVESGTIEFKGTDLTSLSDAQRRDILWEDIAYIPQSAMDSLDPVMSTGDQIAQAIHTHRNVTDAKARDRVRELFEIVGLDPDRIDDYPHEFSGGMRQRVTIAMALALEPDLIIADEPTTGLDVIVQDKIIDKILEIQERMDSSLLLITHEIGVIAETCDELSILYGGKVMEQGSVDNVLVNPTNPYTMGLKNSFPEIDEGDEDPVAIPGSPPNLNREPTACVFRDRCPFATDECEESHPDLVELPNRNHRSACHRVKEAAQMRQSADEPETWGIPDDVDADSERGEVILETDALEKHYEQSQPLLDKFRGADPDRVKAVDGVSLSVRRSEVLGVAGESGCGKSTLGETMALLEEPTGGDLTFDGEPYEYYRDGNLTEFRRKVQIVFQDPFDSLNPRQTVRKLVGEPLTIHDYRTDEKERAIVETLEKVGLTPAETFLDKYPHELSGGQRQRVAVAKALVLDPDFLICDEPASMLDVSLKVNLLNLLRGLADAEDIGIVYISHDLASLMQVSDRLAIMYLGRVIEEGDVDRIAAHPEHPYTASLLSAAPEKDPTAERTRVLLDGEPPDPVDLPSGCAFAPRCPKAQESCREAEPAIDETGDETHRAACYFPESEDGATASEAPALDDDEFPASANTDSVGD, from the coding sequence ATGACGCTACTCAACGTCGAAAACCTGACAGTCACGTACGCGACCGACGACGAACCAGTCCACGCCGTCAACGACGTCTCGTTCACCATCGACGAGGGCGTCAACTACGGCCTCGCCGGCGAGTCCGGCTCCGGGAAGTCCACCGCCGCGGAGGCGCTGCTGGGGCTGCTCCCCGGCAACGGCACCGTCGAGAGCGGGACGATCGAGTTCAAGGGGACGGACCTCACGTCCCTCTCGGACGCCCAACGGCGGGATATCCTCTGGGAGGACATCGCCTACATCCCCCAGAGCGCGATGGACTCGCTCGATCCCGTGATGTCGACCGGCGACCAGATCGCCCAGGCGATCCACACGCATCGCAACGTCACGGACGCGAAAGCCCGCGACCGCGTCCGCGAACTGTTCGAGATCGTCGGCCTCGATCCCGACCGGATCGACGACTACCCCCACGAGTTCTCCGGCGGGATGCGCCAGCGGGTCACCATCGCGATGGCCCTGGCCCTCGAGCCCGACCTCATCATCGCCGACGAGCCGACGACCGGGCTGGACGTCATCGTCCAGGACAAGATCATCGACAAGATCCTCGAGATCCAAGAGCGGATGGACAGCTCGCTGCTCCTGATCACCCACGAGATCGGCGTCATCGCCGAGACCTGCGACGAGCTGTCGATCCTCTACGGCGGGAAGGTGATGGAACAGGGCAGCGTCGACAACGTGCTGGTCAACCCCACCAACCCCTACACGATGGGGCTGAAGAACTCCTTCCCGGAGATCGACGAGGGGGACGAGGACCCCGTCGCGATCCCCGGCTCGCCGCCGAACCTGAACCGGGAGCCGACGGCCTGCGTGTTTCGGGACCGGTGTCCGTTCGCCACCGACGAGTGCGAGGAGTCCCATCCCGATTTGGTCGAGCTTCCCAACCGGAACCACCGCTCGGCCTGCCATCGCGTCAAGGAGGCCGCACAGATGCGGCAGTCGGCCGACGAGCCGGAGACGTGGGGCATCCCCGACGACGTCGACGCCGACTCCGAGCGCGGCGAAGTCATCCTCGAGACCGACGCCCTCGAGAAACACTACGAGCAGAGCCAGCCGCTGCTGGACAAGTTCCGCGGCGCCGACCCCGACCGCGTGAAGGCGGTCGACGGCGTCTCGCTGTCGGTCCGGCGCTCGGAGGTGCTCGGCGTCGCCGGCGAGTCCGGCTGCGGGAAGTCGACGCTCGGCGAGACGATGGCCCTCCTCGAGGAGCCGACCGGCGGCGACCTGACGTTCGACGGGGAACCCTACGAGTACTACCGGGACGGCAACCTCACGGAGTTCCGGCGGAAGGTCCAGATCGTCTTCCAGGACCCCTTCGACTCGCTGAATCCGCGCCAGACCGTCCGCAAGCTCGTCGGCGAGCCGCTGACGATCCACGACTACCGCACCGACGAGAAAGAGCGGGCTATCGTCGAGACGCTCGAGAAGGTGGGGCTGACCCCCGCCGAAACGTTCCTCGACAAGTACCCTCACGAGCTCTCCGGCGGGCAGCGCCAGCGCGTGGCGGTCGCCAAGGCGCTCGTCCTCGATCCGGACTTCCTGATCTGCGACGAGCCGGCGTCGATGCTGGACGTCTCGCTGAAGGTCAACCTGCTGAACCTGCTGCGCGGGCTGGCCGACGCCGAGGACATCGGGATCGTCTACATCTCCCACGACCTCGCGAGCCTGATGCAGGTCTCGGATCGGCTGGCCATCATGTACCTCGGGCGGGTCATCGAAGAGGGCGACGTCGATCGCATCGCGGCCCACCCCGAGCATCCGTACACCGCGTCGCTGCTGTCGGCCGCGCCCGAGAAGGACCCGACCGCGGAGCGGACTCGCGTCCTGCTCGACGGCGAGCCGCCGGACCCGGTCGACCTCCCCTCCGGCTGCGCGTTCGCTCCGCGCTGTCCGAAGGCCCAGGAGTCGTGCCGGGAGGCCGAACCGGCCATCGACGAGACCGGCGACGAGACCCACCGGGCGGCGTGTTACTTCCCGGAGAGCGAGGACGGGGCGACCGCGTCGGAAGCGCCCGCGCTGGACGACGACGAGTTCCCGGCCTCGGCGAACACCGACTCGGTGGGTGATTGA